In Deltaproteobacteria bacterium, a single genomic region encodes these proteins:
- the modA gene encoding molybdate ABC transporter substrate-binding protein produces MLVLGLVVCPLFARGELSPVTGELTVFAAASLTEAFTALGQNLESVHPGLTVRFNFGGSQLLRTQLENGARADLFATADLLQMDLARKSAVMQETAPVFARNHLVVIVPKTNPAQVMTFRDLAAPGLKLDLANATAPVGNYSRQAIQRATADYGSDFARRVLDNIVSEEDNVKQVVTKVQLGEADAGIVYVSDVTAKVRDEVLTVPIPDAYNQLAAYPIALTTDAPNRAAAEAFVALVLSAEGQAILQQYGFLLGRDY; encoded by the coding sequence ATGTTGGTCCTGGGATTGGTTGTCTGTCCTCTCTTTGCCCGAGGAGAGCTGTCGCCCGTAACCGGGGAGCTGACGGTGTTTGCCGCCGCGTCGTTGACGGAGGCGTTCACTGCTCTCGGCCAAAATCTGGAGTCGGTCCACCCCGGGCTGACAGTGCGCTTTAATTTCGGCGGCTCGCAACTGTTGCGCACGCAGCTCGAAAATGGGGCGCGGGCGGATCTGTTCGCCACAGCGGACCTGCTGCAGATGGATCTGGCCAGGAAAAGTGCGGTGATGCAGGAAACAGCGCCGGTCTTCGCTCGGAATCACCTCGTCGTCATCGTGCCTAAGACCAATCCGGCTCAGGTCATGACCTTTCGCGATCTCGCCGCGCCAGGGCTGAAGCTCGACCTCGCCAACGCCACGGCCCCGGTGGGGAATTACAGTCGCCAGGCGATTCAACGCGCCACCGCCGACTACGGCTCCGACTTCGCCCGGCGCGTGCTGGACAATATCGTCTCGGAAGAGGACAACGTAAAACAAGTTGTCACTAAAGTGCAGCTCGGCGAGGCCGACGCCGGTATCGTCTACGTCTCCGATGTTACGGCCAAGGTGCGCGACGAGGTGCTGACCGTGCCGATCCCCGACGCCTATAACCAGCTCGCTGCCTATCCCATCGCCCTCACTACAGATGCGCCCAATCGCGCCGCCGCCGAGGCGTTCGTCGCTTTAGTACTGTCCGCCGAGGGGCAGGCGATTCTGCAGCAGTATGGGTTTTTGCTGGGGAGGGATTATTGA
- a CDS encoding amidase translates to MRTDDMCFLSIAQLAEELRKGTVSPVEVTQAYLDRIHSLNAKLNSYLTVTGERALQEAKAAEAAMRQGRYLGPLHGVPLAHKDIVATNGIATTCASKVLKDNVPNHDAATIERLTTAGSVLLGKLNMNEFATISPSTYFGRVNNPWALERNPGGSSSGSGAAVAAGLCAGSLGTDTGGSIRIPAAFCGIVGLKATHGRVSLYGVIPLAWSLDHIGPMTRTVKDAAFMLQAVAGHDPRDFGSSEAPVSDYTAKLTGDIAGLTLGIPTRFFPEYTDPEVKAAFDTAVQTLADLGAHIEEVALPPLDDAWTRIALPILNGEANAWHAPYLSRQAEDYGPTVRKFLERGKGTLATDYINAQHAKAQFRRDMLTACAKVDVLLTPGELVPPPPHDARSVTINGKEVSLMAALISATCPFNLTGQPALTVPCGFSASGLPLALQIVGKPFDEATVLQVGHAYETHTSWHERRPSLS, encoded by the coding sequence ATGAGAACTGATGACATGTGTTTCTTGTCGATTGCCCAGTTAGCGGAGGAGCTGCGGAAGGGGACGGTGTCTCCGGTCGAGGTCACGCAAGCCTATCTCGATCGCATCCACAGTCTCAATGCCAAACTGAACAGTTATCTGACGGTCACCGGCGAGCGGGCGCTGCAAGAGGCGAAAGCCGCCGAAGCCGCGATGCGCCAAGGCCGCTACCTCGGTCCGTTGCATGGGGTTCCCCTGGCGCATAAGGACATCGTTGCGACCAACGGCATCGCCACCACCTGTGCCTCGAAAGTGCTGAAAGATAACGTCCCGAACCACGACGCGGCCACCATCGAACGACTCACAACGGCTGGCTCGGTGTTGCTCGGCAAGCTCAACATGAACGAGTTCGCCACTATCAGCCCCAGCACTTATTTCGGTCGCGTGAACAACCCCTGGGCATTGGAGCGGAATCCGGGCGGATCGAGCAGCGGGTCCGGTGCGGCAGTTGCGGCGGGACTCTGTGCCGGTTCACTCGGCACCGACACCGGCGGGTCGATTCGCATTCCCGCCGCGTTCTGCGGCATTGTCGGACTGAAAGCCACGCACGGACGCGTCAGCCTCTATGGCGTCATACCGCTGGCGTGGTCGCTCGACCACATCGGCCCCATGACCAGAACCGTCAAAGACGCAGCGTTCATGCTCCAAGCTGTGGCCGGACACGATCCGCGCGATTTCGGTTCGAGCGAAGCGCCAGTGTCCGACTATACCGCCAAGCTCACTGGCGACATCGCCGGGCTGACCCTCGGCATCCCCACTCGGTTTTTCCCGGAGTACACCGACCCGGAAGTCAAAGCCGCTTTCGATACCGCCGTCCAGACGTTGGCTGACTTAGGTGCACACATCGAAGAAGTGGCGCTGCCGCCGCTGGACGATGCTTGGACGCGCATCGCGCTCCCCATCCTCAACGGCGAGGCCAATGCCTGGCACGCGCCCTATTTGTCGCGGCAGGCGGAAGACTACGGACCGACAGTGCGCAAATTTCTCGAACGCGGCAAAGGCACGCTGGCGACCGACTACATCAACGCCCAGCATGCCAAAGCCCAATTCCGCCGCGACATGCTGACCGCCTGTGCCAAAGTAGATGTGCTCCTGACCCCAGGCGAATTGGTTCCACCACCGCCGCACGATGCCCGCTCCGTCACCATCAACGGCAAGGAAGTGAGCCTGATGGCGGCGCTGATCTCCGCGACCTGTCCTTTTAATCTGACCGGTCAACCGGCACTGACCGTGCCGTGCGGGTTCAGCGCATCCGGTCTGCCGCTCGCATTGCAGATCGTCGGCAAACCCTTCGACGAGGCCACCGTTCTCCAAGTCGGGCACGCCTATGAAACCCACACCTCGTGGCATGAACGGAGACCATCGTTATCGTAA